A genomic segment from Verrucomicrobiota bacterium encodes:
- a CDS encoding VWA domain-containing protein — protein MIEFADRFWLYVLPIALVLVLLLFQIDRKGRRLKIRKFASDRLIKSLLQSYSPQRKKLKNILLLIAVSFLFLSLARPQWGHTWTESTSRGIDIVFALDSSRSMLAQDIRPNRLVRAKLAIEDFVGQLEGDRIGLVAFSGSAFLQCPLTLDYDAFLQSLNAVDTTVISAGGTDLSAALRESESAFSEDNNYKIVVLITDGEDLEESGVREAQRAAGNGVTVYAVGVGTAEGSPIPIRDRSGRIEYVRDESGQIVQSRLDETTLTEIAETTGGFYVPLGSTGFGLEQVLNAGIGSIPEEEISSELQRTAIERFQWPLAIALFLLLLEPLIGSRRGWRKRSTGVAATLLICLMLVVAETPSAMAQIPNDPVSAPSNETESIPLDQLPDTQFSQEIESNPLNPVELFNRGTALYGEGQYKLAEDRFKDALRLFQDFPLQADTFYNLGNTRYQQGRSLFSDNDPAETIRTSTSVSGENQQPIAIGRQILENAPIQVPPQDQLQQAISLLEQRQEATEQSVESLRLAINGNSPVESLWQRAINDYESTLELTPTNEDALHNLEYVKQETATLSQQTDLKERLEEDQQKQIEELEYLIEELKKLLEQQENEDQQNEDQQDQDQEDQNQSQDQQQNQDSGSENQQDENEESSSEQSNQPEEDRAGEENNSDQQDPESEQSEASDENEQQSQAGDEQTQESETQSGDGEREQAEEQADEQESSESAESQASAEQEESISEENEAIELSDEQANEIAEEIAEAAASAGEEGDDGSGEEIVVGVMSQDDAARLLDSLKNSERKLPFAGSGSEGSTNDGPRRNW, from the coding sequence ATGATTGAATTCGCAGATAGGTTTTGGCTCTACGTTTTGCCGATCGCGTTGGTCTTGGTCCTTCTCCTCTTTCAAATTGATCGAAAGGGTCGGCGCCTTAAGATCCGCAAATTCGCCTCGGATCGCCTCATCAAAAGTCTTCTCCAGTCGTACAGTCCCCAGCGAAAGAAGCTCAAAAACATTTTACTACTCATTGCCGTCAGTTTCCTCTTTCTCTCTCTTGCGAGGCCACAATGGGGCCACACTTGGACAGAGAGCACGAGCCGTGGGATTGATATCGTTTTCGCACTTGATTCATCCCGCAGTATGCTTGCCCAAGACATCAGGCCTAACCGGCTGGTTCGCGCCAAGCTCGCAATCGAGGATTTTGTTGGACAGCTCGAGGGAGACCGTATCGGGCTCGTCGCGTTTTCAGGAAGCGCTTTTCTCCAATGCCCACTCACTTTGGATTACGATGCGTTCCTGCAGTCCCTCAACGCCGTGGACACTACGGTGATCTCCGCTGGAGGAACCGACCTATCCGCGGCCTTACGAGAATCTGAGTCGGCCTTCTCGGAAGACAATAACTATAAAATCGTCGTGCTGATCACGGATGGCGAAGACCTGGAGGAAAGTGGTGTCAGGGAGGCACAACGGGCTGCGGGAAACGGCGTTACGGTCTACGCCGTCGGCGTTGGAACTGCAGAGGGAAGCCCGATCCCAATTCGCGACCGCTCCGGGAGAATTGAATACGTCCGCGACGAAAGTGGTCAGATTGTACAGAGTCGGCTGGACGAAACTACTTTGACAGAGATCGCAGAGACAACCGGCGGATTTTATGTGCCCCTCGGCTCGACCGGTTTTGGGCTCGAGCAGGTCTTGAACGCAGGGATTGGATCCATACCAGAGGAAGAAATCTCGTCGGAGTTGCAGCGCACGGCCATCGAACGTTTTCAGTGGCCTTTAGCGATCGCTCTCTTCCTTCTGCTCCTTGAACCATTAATAGGAAGCCGCAGGGGCTGGCGAAAGCGCTCAACTGGAGTGGCTGCGACTCTACTGATCTGCCTCATGCTCGTGGTAGCTGAGACGCCAAGTGCGATGGCACAAATCCCAAATGATCCAGTATCAGCTCCTTCGAACGAAACCGAAAGTATTCCTTTGGACCAGCTTCCAGACACCCAGTTCTCTCAAGAGATTGAGAGTAATCCGCTCAATCCTGTTGAACTTTTCAATCGCGGCACCGCACTGTACGGCGAAGGGCAATACAAACTCGCGGAAGATCGATTCAAGGACGCACTGAGGCTGTTCCAGGATTTCCCTCTCCAAGCCGATACCTTCTACAATTTGGGGAACACCCGCTACCAGCAAGGGCGCTCTTTGTTTTCCGATAACGATCCGGCCGAAACTATTCGCACCTCGACATCAGTTTCCGGAGAAAACCAACAGCCAATTGCTATTGGGCGTCAGATTTTGGAAAACGCTCCTATTCAGGTTCCTCCTCAAGATCAGCTTCAACAGGCAATCTCCCTTCTGGAACAACGCCAAGAAGCGACGGAGCAATCGGTCGAGTCTCTCCGTCTAGCAATCAACGGTAACAGTCCCGTGGAAAGCTTGTGGCAACGCGCCATCAATGATTACGAAAGCACTCTTGAACTCACTCCGACGAATGAAGACGCCCTACACAATCTTGAGTATGTGAAGCAAGAGACAGCTACGCTTTCTCAGCAGACCGATCTGAAGGAACGGTTGGAGGAGGATCAGCAGAAACAGATCGAAGAACTTGAATACCTGATTGAGGAGTTAAAGAAGCTCCTCGAGCAACAAGAGAACGAAGATCAGCAGAACGAGGACCAACAGGACCAAGATCAAGAGGACCAGAATCAGAGTCAGGATCAGCAGCAAAACCAAGATTCCGGATCCGAGAATCAGCAGGATGAGAATGAAGAAAGTTCAAGTGAACAATCGAACCAACCTGAAGAAGATCGGGCCGGGGAGGAGAATAATTCTGACCAGCAAGACCCCGAGTCCGAGCAATCTGAAGCTTCTGATGAAAATGAACAGCAGTCGCAAGCAGGGGACGAGCAGACTCAGGAATCTGAAACACAGTCTGGTGACGGAGAAAGAGAACAAGCAGAAGAACAAGCTGACGAGCAGGAGAGTTCAGAATCCGCCGAGTCCCAAGCCTCCGCTGAACAAGAGGAATCGATTTCCGAAGAGAACGAGGCGATCGAGTTGAGTGATGAGCAGGCTAATGAAATTGCAGAAGAAATAGCCGAAGCGGCTGCTTCCGCGGGAGAGGAAGGAGATGACGGGTCCGGTGAGGAGATCGTGGTGGGCGTAATGTCTCAGGACGACGCAGCTCGGCTTCTCGATAGCTTGAAAAACTCAGAGCGAAAATTACCTTTCGCTGGCAGCGGTTCAGAAGGCTCAACCAACGACGGCCCACGGAGAAACTGGTAG
- a CDS encoding VWA domain-containing protein has translation MTPTVSDFIFKNPEWFWLALLLPIWIYLRGRKGRNAALSFSSVALAKEVSKGSRSRVGGFFFFARLLAVLLVLTALARPQLGSGHSEIESSGIDIVLAIDVSGSMNALDFASREELATRLEIVKRAVTEFIERRPNDRIGLIAFAKESFLVSPLTLNHQWLLQNLDRIETGLIDGTQTAIGPAIGMSVNRLRDLPAESRIVVLLTDGEDNVNQVPPIAAAEAAGTFGVKIYTIAAGRSGRVPMPAVDRNDRIIRRPNGDPVFQGYAESRVDEETLQEIARITDGRFYRATDTEELKAIYEEIDRLETTEVKLRHYSQFDELYIWPLIAASVIFGIELILSNTRFRSLP, from the coding sequence ATGACCCCCACGGTAAGCGATTTCATTTTCAAAAACCCGGAATGGTTCTGGCTGGCTCTGCTCCTTCCCATCTGGATCTACCTGCGGGGCAGGAAGGGGAGAAACGCGGCACTTTCCTTTTCCTCGGTCGCGCTTGCCAAAGAGGTCTCGAAAGGATCTCGGTCGCGAGTCGGAGGCTTTTTCTTCTTCGCTCGTCTGCTCGCAGTTCTTTTGGTCTTAACAGCTCTAGCGAGGCCTCAACTCGGCAGCGGCCATAGCGAAATCGAATCCAGCGGTATTGATATTGTTCTCGCGATTGATGTTTCCGGTTCAATGAACGCACTCGATTTCGCATCTCGGGAGGAACTCGCGACCCGTCTGGAAATCGTCAAGCGGGCGGTAACCGAGTTCATCGAGAGACGGCCCAACGACCGGATCGGTCTCATCGCTTTTGCCAAAGAGAGTTTTCTGGTCAGCCCCCTCACCCTAAACCACCAATGGCTCCTCCAGAACCTTGATCGGATCGAAACGGGGTTAATCGACGGAACGCAAACGGCAATCGGCCCCGCCATTGGTATGAGTGTGAATCGCCTGCGAGACCTCCCTGCCGAAAGCAGGATCGTAGTTCTCCTCACCGATGGTGAAGACAACGTAAACCAAGTTCCGCCAATCGCCGCTGCCGAAGCAGCCGGGACATTTGGAGTGAAAATCTACACGATCGCAGCCGGAAGATCAGGACGAGTGCCGATGCCCGCTGTAGATCGAAACGACCGCATCATCCGCCGTCCCAACGGTGATCCGGTTTTTCAGGGCTACGCTGAAAGCCGCGTTGACGAAGAAACCCTCCAGGAGATCGCGAGGATCACCGATGGGCGTTTTTATCGGGCAACTGACACCGAAGAGCTAAAGGCGATCTACGAAGAAATTGATCGCCTGGAAACCACTGAGGTGAAACTTCGTCACTACTCTCAGTTTGACGAGCTGTATATCTGGCCCCTGATCGCAGCATCGGTCATTTTTGGAATAGAATTGATCCTCTCAAACACTCGATTCCGTTCACTTCCGTAA